From a single Brassica napus cultivar Da-Ae chromosome C9, Da-Ae, whole genome shotgun sequence genomic region:
- the LOC106358554 gene encoding probable N-acetyl-gamma-glutamyl-phosphate reductase, chloroplastic isoform X1 yields the protein MSSLSTLSSSVRLEQGCWFKINFMCFQKGERKIRVVADKRVKRPSSISFRVSANSAEKDIRIGLLGASGYTGAEIVRLLANHPHFGVTLMTADRKAGQSMDSVFPHLRAQKLPRLISVKDADFSTVDALFCCLPHGTTQEIIKGLPSALKIVDLSADFRLRDISEYEEWYGQPHKAVELQKDVVYGLTELLRDGIKKARLVANPGCYPTSVQLPLVPLLKANLIKHENIIIDAKSGVSGAGRGAKEANLYSEIAEGISSYGVTRHRHVPEIEQGLSDVTQSKVTVSFTPHLMPMIRGMQSTIYVEMAPGVRTEDLYQQLKSSYEDEEFVKVLEEGVVPRTHNVRGSNYCFMNVFPDRIPGRAIIISVIDNLVKGASGQALQNLNIMLGLPETTGLLHQPLFP from the exons ATGAGTAGCTTGTCGACATTGAGTTCATCAGTTCGCTTGGAACAAGGATGCTGGTTCAAG ATTAATTTTATGTGTTTCCAAAAGGGTGAAAGGAAGATTCGGGTAGTAGCGGATAAGCGAGTCAAGAGGCCTTCTTCAATAAGCTTCAGAGTTTCAGCGAATAGCGCTGAAAAGGATATTCGTATTGGTCTTCTTGGTGCAAGTGGCTACACTGGTGCTGAG ATCGTTAGGCTTCTTGCAAACCATCCGCATTTCGGTGTCACTCTGATGACTGCAGATAGAAAAGCTGGGCAGTCTATGGATAGCGTTTTCCCTCACCTCAGAGCTCAA AAACTACCTAGATTGATCTCAGTAAAGGATGCAGATTTCTCTACTGTCGATGCTCTCTTCTGCTGCTTACCTCACGGAACAACCCAG GAAATCATCAAGGGACTCCCCTCCGCTTTAAAAATTGTTGATCTTTCAGCG GACTTCCGGTTGCGTGATATCTCTGAATATGAAGAATGGTATGGTCAACCACACAAGGCAGTAGAGTTACAG AAAGATGTTGTGTATGGCTTAACAGAGTTACTAAGGGACGGCATCAAAAAGGCTCGCCTTGTGGCTAACCCAGGCTGTTACCCAACTTCAGTTCAGCTTCCTCTTGTTCCTCTACTAAAG GCAAATCTCATCAAACATGAAAACATAATCATCGATGCAAAATCTGGTGTTAGTGGAGCAG GACGTGGTGCTAAGGAGGCGAATCTTTACTCTGAGATAGCCGAAGGCATTTCTTCTTATGGTGTCACACGGCATCGCCATG TTCCTGAAATTGAACAAGGGTTGTCTGATGTTACACAATCTAAAGTAACAGTCAGTTTCACGCCGCATCTCATGCCAATG ATCCGCGGAATGCAATCGACTATATATGTGGAAATGGCTCCTGGAGTTAGAACAGAAGACTTATACCAGCAGTTAAAATCGTCTTATGAG GATGAGGAATTTGTCAAAGTGTTGGAAGAAGGAGTTGTTCCTCGGACACACAATGTTAGAGGatcaaactattgtttcatgaATGTGTTCCCTGATCGTATACCTGGACGAGCTATCATAATCTCAGTG ATTGACAATCTTGTGAAAGGAGCTTCAGGGCAAGCGTTGCAGAATCTTAACATAATGTTGGGATTACCCGAAACAACGGGACTCCTACACCAGCCTCTTTTCCCATAA
- the LOC106356575 gene encoding CLAVATA3/ESR (CLE)-related protein 14 — protein MKLWNTRLSFIIIVIVIFAGLHFSSGGRKLPSTTAMEEFQERFRRFRFHSERMLPTVSTGEKYKQIYGVSLKKIPGGPNPLHNK, from the coding sequence atgaagcTTTGGAACACAAGATTATCGTTTATAATCATTGTGATCGTTATTTTCGCCGGGCTTCATTTCTCCTCAGGAGGCCGAAAGCTACCAAGCACGACGGCGATGGAGGAGTTTCAAGAACGGTTCCGACGATTTAGATTTCACAGTGAGAGAATGCTACCAACAGTTAGCACCGGCGAGAAGTACAAGCAGATCTACGGAGTTTCACTTAAGAAAATTCCCGGCGGTCCAAACCCACTTCACAACAAATGA
- the LOC106358553 gene encoding uncharacterized protein LOC106358553 — MAETESPELNCVYVDTNLGTHLLILVDNHETVSDFKEKLCKEHHQCFPKFGEINVYAVKVDRQNTRGLLFDYHLPDSMYLSMAFEGVSHNCWFVSVDAAVSVVDKAELMDADEKCSDLEKNNEIAAYSLALDGYTKNQTLEQDLGAEKTTTKKRKHAGKSGKKPSADPNDEKNKATASDSLLLDGYTKNQTPEEDLETPVVEKTRKKRKLNTLDGESSLKKPLVDVSQSPAAAAATTDADGGHELCGNVASESSPREKLDDIITKTTGKEIEMGEKSVEDLEGDKTENNDLVSHPADLLDNNSELTTRPDTEKKKRRKKRSEDDINQSSAAATVSEINEIPANVHPVEATPDSLLISRGNPLAEASQQENDMAENSVDDVARDKTETDNLAIHLDSNKLGKETEKSSNDDINQSSSAAANIISRDIVNQINEVHANVDPVDATPESLPISRGENLDIHFAEASQKENEMVEKSVEDVGRDNTETDNMASRPENLLETNGGLTPRPDPEKKKKRKKRSKDDINQSSTAITTSMDIVNEINGVPANVDPVDATPASLLMTGGTFAESSQKGNEMVEKTDDDVGSGKAIPSAAENIQTENVEMDDADDAKSVKTTKKKKSKRTKTPAKEDTMFASGAQNVEAIEAVDGEGTDNVIRNVLDSLQEKNETAGNVDTTVKKSSKKSKKKHSSKVVESQVLPVEVNNAALEETPLINNPKDTDALFTPVKKDAESDASLLKKSSEIAEDNSLSKKSPIGKVDMGDNFGCSPNKEKQDQVAGGAKSKKEKKKKKGLDLHPSGSIAGSLNSVRPKEKKSRGQQPASSGASHLQSRVKTGRSGSVKATVSSKKQEVKKSSKPVVAVDKRKTNFFENAEKCNSSEDEYKKTSDVSTKTPSDYSSDNDSDVTSMSRKQQGSNLAGGANKFEGSLQDLLRRSSSYKKALIRAQSQPDIDDDCPVDCVPDSQGV, encoded by the exons ATGGCGGAAACTGAATCGCCGGAGCTCAACTGCGTGTATGTAGATACGAACCTAGGCACTCATCTCCTGATTCTCGTTGACAACCATGAAACCGTCTCCGATTTCAAAG AGAAACTTTGCAAGGAGCATCATCAATGTTTCCCAAAATTTGGAGAAATCAATGTCTATGCGGTTAAG GTTGACCGTCAGAATACAAGGGGTCTCCTTTTCGATTATCACTTGCCAGATTCTATGTATCTGAGTATGGCTTTCGAGGGTGTCAGTCATAACTGCTGGTTTGTGTCTGTCGATGCCGCCGTGAGTGTGGTTGACAAGGCTGAGCTTATGGATGCTGATGAAAAGTGCTCAGACCTTGAGAAGAACAATGAGATTGCGGCTTATTCTCTAGCTTTAGATGGATATACCAAGAATCAGACTCTTGAACAAGATTTGGGAGCTGAGAAGACGACAACAAAGAAGAGGAAGCATGCTGGAAAAAGTGGGAAGAAACCTTCAGCTGATCCCAATGATGAGAAAAATAAGGCGACTGCAAGCGATTCTCTGCTTTTAGATGGGTATACCAAGAACCAGACTCCTGAAGAAGATTTGGAAACTCCAGTAGTTGAGAAGACGAGAAAGAAGAGGAAGCTGAACACTTTGGATGGAGAATCAAGTCTGAAGAAACCTTTGGTTGATGTCAGTCAATCTCCTGCTGCAGCTGCTGCTACGACTGATGCTGATGGGGGTCATGAGTTATGTGGAAATGTTGCTTCTGAATCTTCACCCAGAGAAAAACTAGATGATATTATTACGAAAACAACAGGAAAAG AGATTGAGATGGGTGAGAAATCTGTCGAAGATTTGGAAGGAGATAAAACAGAGAACAATGATCTGGTCAGCCACCCGGCAGATCTTTTGGACAATAACAGTGAGTTGACAACCAGACCAGACacagagaagaaaaaaaggcGAAAGAAGAGATCAGAAGATGACATCAATCAATCCTCTGCTGCTGCTACTGTGAGCGAGATAAACGAAATTCCTGCAAATGTACATCCTGTTGAGGCAACTCCTGATTCTCTTCTGATCTCAAGAGGCAATCCCCTTGCAGAAGCAAGTCAGCAAG AAAATGATATGGCTGAGAATTCTGTCGACGATGTAGCAAGAGATAAAACTGAAACTGACAATCTAGCGATTCATCTGGACTCTAACAAATTAGGGAAAGAGACAGAGAAAAGCTCAAACGATGACATCAATCAGTCTTCCTCTGCTGCTGCTAATATAATTTCAAGAGATATTGTGAATCAGATAAATGAAGTCCATGCAAATGTAGATCCTGTTGATGCTACTCCTGAATCTCTTCCAATCTCAAGAGGAGAAAATCTTGATATTCATTTTGCAGAAGCAAGTCAGAAAG AAAATGAGATGGTTGAGAAATCGGTTGAAGATGTGGGAAGAGATAATACTGAAACTGACAATATGGCGAGCCGCCCAGAAAATCTTTTGGAGACTAACGGTGGGTTGACACCCAGACCTGAtccagagaagaaaaaaaagcgAAAGAAGAGGTCAAAGGATGACATCAATCAATCTTCTACTGCTATTACAACTTCAATGGATATTGTGAATGAGATAAATGGAGTTCCTGCTAATGTAGATCCTGTCGACGCTACTCCTGCATCTCTTCTTATGACAGGAGGCACCTTTGCAGAGTCAAGTCAGAAAG GAAATGAGATGGTTGAGAAGACTGATGACGATGTTGGAAGTGGAAAAGCTATACCAAGTGCTGCAGAGAATATCCAGACCGAAAACGTTGAAATGGATGATGCTGACGATGCTAAATCTGTGAAGACTACTAAGAAGAAAAAGTCAAAAAGAACCAAGACCCCAGCTAAAGAAGATACAATGTTTGCTTCTGGTGCACAGAATGTTGAAGCTATCGAAGCCGTAGATGGAGAAGGGACTGATAATGTTATCAGAAATGTATTAGATTCTTTGCAGGAAAAGAATGAAACTGCGGGAAAtgtggacacaactgtgaagAAATCAAGCAAGAAATCGAAGAAGAAACACTCTTCAAAAGTTGTAGAGTCCCAAGTATTGCCAGTTGAGGTAAACAATGCTGCCCTCGAGGAGACTCCCCTCATCAACAACCCTAAAGACACTGATGCATTATTCACGCCAGTTAAGAAAGATGCCGAGAGTGATGCTTCACTTTTGAAAAAAAGTTCTGAGATTGCTGAGGATAATAGCCTTTCCAAGAAAAGTCCAATAGGGAAGGTTGATATGGGAGATAATTTTGGTTGCAGCCCAAATAAAGAGAAGCAAGATCAAGTGGCTGGTGGAGCTAAATctaaaaaggagaagaagaagaagaaggggcttgATCTTCATCCAAGTGGTTCCATTGCGGGGTCATTGAACTCAGTGAGACCGAAAGAGAAAAAATCTAGAGGTCAACAACCAGCTAGTTCGGGGGCTAGTCATTTGCAGTCAAGAGTTAAGACTGGACGCAGTGGATCAGTGAAAGCTACTGTCAGCAGCAAGAAACAAGAGGTGAAGAAAAGCTCTAAACCGGTGGTGGCAGTGGACAAGAGGAAGACAAATTTCTTTGAGAATGCTGAGAAGTGTAATTCGTCAGAGGATGAATATAAAAAGACTTCTGATGTCTCCACCAAAACACCATCAGATTATTCATCAGACAATGATAGTGATGTGACTTCTATGTCTAGGAAGCAGCAAG GAAGTAATCTGGCTGGAGGAGCAAATAA GTTTGAAGGGAGCCTACAAGATTTGCTGAGAAGATCAAGCAGTTACAAGAAGGCTTTAATTAGAGCTCAGTCACAACCCGATATAGATGATGACTGTCCGGTAGATTGCGTCCCGGATAGCCAAGGCGTTTAA
- the LOC106358554 gene encoding probable N-acetyl-gamma-glutamyl-phosphate reductase, chloroplastic isoform X2, whose amino-acid sequence MSSLSTLSSSVRLEQGCWFKGERKIRVVADKRVKRPSSISFRVSANSAEKDIRIGLLGASGYTGAEIVRLLANHPHFGVTLMTADRKAGQSMDSVFPHLRAQKLPRLISVKDADFSTVDALFCCLPHGTTQEIIKGLPSALKIVDLSADFRLRDISEYEEWYGQPHKAVELQKDVVYGLTELLRDGIKKARLVANPGCYPTSVQLPLVPLLKANLIKHENIIIDAKSGVSGAGRGAKEANLYSEIAEGISSYGVTRHRHVPEIEQGLSDVTQSKVTVSFTPHLMPMIRGMQSTIYVEMAPGVRTEDLYQQLKSSYEDEEFVKVLEEGVVPRTHNVRGSNYCFMNVFPDRIPGRAIIISVIDNLVKGASGQALQNLNIMLGLPETTGLLHQPLFP is encoded by the exons ATGAGTAGCTTGTCGACATTGAGTTCATCAGTTCGCTTGGAACAAGGATGCTGGTTCAAG GGTGAAAGGAAGATTCGGGTAGTAGCGGATAAGCGAGTCAAGAGGCCTTCTTCAATAAGCTTCAGAGTTTCAGCGAATAGCGCTGAAAAGGATATTCGTATTGGTCTTCTTGGTGCAAGTGGCTACACTGGTGCTGAG ATCGTTAGGCTTCTTGCAAACCATCCGCATTTCGGTGTCACTCTGATGACTGCAGATAGAAAAGCTGGGCAGTCTATGGATAGCGTTTTCCCTCACCTCAGAGCTCAA AAACTACCTAGATTGATCTCAGTAAAGGATGCAGATTTCTCTACTGTCGATGCTCTCTTCTGCTGCTTACCTCACGGAACAACCCAG GAAATCATCAAGGGACTCCCCTCCGCTTTAAAAATTGTTGATCTTTCAGCG GACTTCCGGTTGCGTGATATCTCTGAATATGAAGAATGGTATGGTCAACCACACAAGGCAGTAGAGTTACAG AAAGATGTTGTGTATGGCTTAACAGAGTTACTAAGGGACGGCATCAAAAAGGCTCGCCTTGTGGCTAACCCAGGCTGTTACCCAACTTCAGTTCAGCTTCCTCTTGTTCCTCTACTAAAG GCAAATCTCATCAAACATGAAAACATAATCATCGATGCAAAATCTGGTGTTAGTGGAGCAG GACGTGGTGCTAAGGAGGCGAATCTTTACTCTGAGATAGCCGAAGGCATTTCTTCTTATGGTGTCACACGGCATCGCCATG TTCCTGAAATTGAACAAGGGTTGTCTGATGTTACACAATCTAAAGTAACAGTCAGTTTCACGCCGCATCTCATGCCAATG ATCCGCGGAATGCAATCGACTATATATGTGGAAATGGCTCCTGGAGTTAGAACAGAAGACTTATACCAGCAGTTAAAATCGTCTTATGAG GATGAGGAATTTGTCAAAGTGTTGGAAGAAGGAGTTGTTCCTCGGACACACAATGTTAGAGGatcaaactattgtttcatgaATGTGTTCCCTGATCGTATACCTGGACGAGCTATCATAATCTCAGTG ATTGACAATCTTGTGAAAGGAGCTTCAGGGCAAGCGTTGCAGAATCTTAACATAATGTTGGGATTACCCGAAACAACGGGACTCCTACACCAGCCTCTTTTCCCATAA
- the LOC125592482 gene encoding CCHC-type zinc finger nucleic acid binding protein-like translates to MKNSEARPAGSAPLPEANGAEKKNPNECNYIQNDKRSHGKGRGGYRNRDNYSNGRDRHLAGRKGNHNNRGRGSNPGRGRGGYGRGRGGISKPSYSTKSVCHRCGMSNHSAKNCRTPKHLCELYQESLKDKNPEAHMVHDSCYEADKESDVANDDLMDFETSDCLKD, encoded by the coding sequence atgaagaacagtgaagcTAGACCTGCCGGATCTGCCCCGTTACCAGAGGCCAATGGAGCTGAAAAGAAAAATCCCAACGAGTGCAATTACATCCAGAATGATAAGAGATCACATGGCAAAGGCCGTGGTGGATACAGGAACCGTGACAATTACTCGAACGGTCGAGATAGACACTTAGccggccggaaaggaaaccacaataaccgtggtcgtggttccaatcccGGCCGTGGCCGAGGTGGATATGGACGAGGTCGAGGCGGTatatccaaaccgtcttactcgaccaaatccgtttgTCACAGATGTGGGATGAGCAACCATTCGGCCAAGAATTGTAGAACTCCTAAGCACTTATGTGAGCTCTACCAAGAGAGTCTTAAggacaagaacccggaggctcaTATGGTTCATGATTCCTGTTATGAGGCTGATAAAGAATCTGATGTTGCAAATGACGACCTTATGGActttgagacttctgattgtctcaaagaCTAA